A single region of the Apodemus sylvaticus chromosome 7, mApoSyl1.1, whole genome shotgun sequence genome encodes:
- the LOC127689549 gene encoding proline-rich protein 23A3-like yields MEGVRPQGTSADLVTNPAKCPRLQQDHPAQHDLEGPMETSSYRLTSLVFLPPGSAFQLNLDDCDLLLEPQHTSILEVSLPEHTILLVPGSLQDSTGPRHPEFLPSDQPDSDLLDMPQEVIVIQPGSFSASVRDCKGLQNVSHSGMPWMKAPSGLVPELHLSSSSFQGQVPDGRIPLVSPRAEEYAPWASWSPQGSVLEFLPHSPLEPPPPSSPSSHQQQCLLNPVRPTRPPCKARKRLVFEEK; encoded by the coding sequence ATGGAGGGAGTGAGGCCCCAGGGCACCAGCGCTGATCTTGTAACCAATCCTGCCAAGTGCCCTcgactccaacaagaccaccctGCTCAACACGACCTGGAGGGGCCTATGGAGACTTCCAGCTACAGGCTCACTTCCCTGGTGTTCctgccacctggctctgccttccagCTGAATCTCGATGACTGCGACCTGCTCTTGGAACCTCAGCACACCTCGATCCTGGAAGTGTCCCTCCCAGAACACACCATCCTCTTGGTCCCCGGAAGCCTCCAAGATTCCACTGGCCCTAGACATCCTGAGTTCTTGCCCTCAGACCAGCCTGACTCTGATCTCCTGGACATGCCGCAGGAAGTCATAGTCATCCAGCCAGGATCCTTCAGTGCTTCGGTAAGAGACTGCAAGGGCCTGCAAAATGTCTCTCACTCAGGGATGCCATGGATGAAGGCTCCATCTGGCCTGGTCCCAGAGCTTCATCTCTCATCTTCTTCATTTCAGGGTCAAGTCCCAGATGGCCGCATTCCTTTGGTCTCTCCTAGAGCAGAGGAATATGCTCCCTGGGCTTCCTGGAGCCCCCAAGGCAGCGTGCTGGAGTTTCTTCCGCACTCACCACTGGAGCCTccccctccatcttctccttcaaGCCACCAACAACAGTGCCTGCTGAATCCTGTGAGACCTACTCGCCCTCCATGCAAGGCCAGGAAGCGCCTAGTCTTTGAGGAAAAATAG
- the LOC127689547 gene encoding proline-rich protein 23A3-like: MEGVRPQGTSADPVTNPAKRPRLQQDHHAQHDLEGPMETSSYRLTSLVFLPPGSALQLNLDDCDLLLEPQHTSILEVSLPEHFLLVPGSLQDSTGPRHPEFLPSDQPDSDLLDMPREVIVIQPGSFSASVRDCKGLQNVSHSGMPWMKAPSGLVPELHLSSSSFQGQVPDGLIPSVSPRAEEYAPWASWSPQGRVLEFLLHSPLEPPPPSSPSSHQQQCLLNPVRPTRPPCKARKRLVFEEK, from the coding sequence ATGGAGGGAGTGAGGCCCCAGGGCACCAGCGCTGATCCTGTAACCAATCCTGCCAAGCGCCCTcgactccaacaagaccaccatGCTCAACACGACCTGGAGGGGCCTATGGAGACTTCCAGCTACAGGCTCACTTCCCTGGTGTTCctgccacctggctctgccttacagctgaatctggATGACTGCGACCTGCTCTTGGAACCTCAGCACACCTCGATCCTGGAAGTGTCCCTCCCAGAACACTTCCTCTTGGTCCCCGGAAGCCTCCAAGATTCCACTGGccccagacatcctgagttcttGCCCTCAGACCAGCCTGACTCTGATCTCCTGGACATGCCGCGGGAAGTCATAGTCATCCAGCCAGGATCCTTCAGTGCTTCGGTAAGAGACTGCAAGGGCCTGCAAAATGTCTCTCACTCAGGGATGCCATGGATGAAGGCTCCATCTGGCCTGGTCCCAGAGCTTCATCTCTCATCTTCTTCATTTCAGGGTCAAGTCCCAGATGGCCtcattccttctgtctctcctagAGCAGAGGAATATGCTCCCTGGGCTTCCTGGAGCCCCCAAGGCAGGGTGCTGGAGTTTCTTCTGCACTCACCACTGGAGCCTccccctccatcttctccttcaaGCCACCAACAACAGTGCCTGCTGAATCCTGTGAGACCTACTCGCCCTCCATGCAAGGCCAGGAAGCGCCTAGTCTTTGAGGAAAAATAG
- the LOC127688314 gene encoding proline-rich protein 23A3-like, whose translation MEGVRPQGTSADPVTNPAKRPRLQQDHPAQHDLEGPMETSSYRLTSLVFLPPGSALQLNLDDCDLLLDPQHTSILEVSLPEHFLLVPGSLLDSTGPRHPEFLPSDQPDSDLLDMPREVIVIQPGSFSASVRDCKGLQNVSHSGMPWMKAPSGLVPELHLSSSSFQGQVPDGRIPFVSPRAEEYAPWAYWSPQGSMLEFLLHSPLEPPHPSSPSSHQQQCPLNPVRPTRPPCKARKRLVFEEK comes from the coding sequence ATGGAGGGAGTGAGGCCCCAGGGCACCAGCGCTGATCCTGTAACCAATCCTGCCAAGCGCCCTcgactccaacaagaccaccctGCTCAACACGACCTGGAGGGGCCTATGGAGACTTCCAGCTACAGGCTCACTTCCCTGGTGTTCctgccacctggctctgccttacAGCTGAACCTGGATGACTGCGACCTGCTCTTGGATCCTCAGCACACCTCGATCCTGGAAGTGTCCCTCCCAGAACACTTCCTCTTGGTCCCCGGAAGCCTCCTAGATTCCACTGGccccagacatcctgagttcttGCCCTCAGACCAGCCTGACTCTGATCTCCTGGACATGCCGCGGGAAGTCATAGTCATCCAGCCAGGATCCTTCAGTGCTTCGGTAAGAGACTGCAAGGGCCTGCAAAATGTCTCTCACTCAGGGATGCCATGGATGAAGGCTCCATCTGGCCTGGTCCCAGAGCTTCATCTCTCATCTTCTTCATTTCAGGGTCAAGTCCCAGATGGCCGCATTCCTTTCGTCTCTCCTAGAGCAGAGGAATATGCTCCCTGGGCTTACTGGAGCCCCCAAGGCAGCATGCTGGAGTTTCTTCTGCACTCACCACTGGAGCCTCCCCATCCATCTTCTCCTTCAAGCCACCAACAACAGTGCCCGCTGAATCCTGTGAGACCTACTCGCCCTCCATGCAAGGCCAGGAAGCGCCTAGTCTTTGAGGAAAAATAG